The following proteins come from a genomic window of Deinococcus aerius:
- a CDS encoding ABC transporter permease, producing MNSRPSLLLRVSALAGLLFLYVPILIIALYAFTTEDRTYRFPPPGLTMEWFPRAAARGDMWAALRLSLGVALASTLLAALLGTLVSLAMARARFRARDVVTLLLILPIALPGIVTGIALLTTFQRLNVPLGTATIVVGHATFCIVTVYNNVVARLRRTSVSLVEASMDLGADYFATLRRVLLPSVATALLAGMMLSFALSLDEVIVTTFTAGQQQTLPIWFLAELFKPRDRPVTNVVALMVIALTLGPILLAVRLTSGTDELHGGGKSA from the coding sequence ATGAACTCGCGGCCTTCCCTCCTCCTGCGGGTCTCGGCGCTCGCGGGGTTATTGTTCCTGTACGTCCCCATCCTGATCATCGCCCTGTACGCCTTCACGACCGAGGACCGCACGTACCGCTTCCCACCGCCGGGATTAACGATGGAGTGGTTTCCCCGGGCGGCGGCGCGCGGCGATATGTGGGCGGCCTTGCGGCTGAGCCTCGGCGTGGCGCTGGCGAGCACCCTCCTGGCAGCCCTGCTCGGCACGCTCGTGTCGCTGGCGATGGCGCGGGCACGCTTCCGGGCGCGGGACGTGGTGACGCTGCTGCTGATCCTGCCCATCGCCCTGCCGGGCATCGTCACGGGGATCGCGCTGCTGACAACCTTTCAGCGCCTGAACGTGCCGCTGGGGACCGCAACTATCGTCGTCGGTCACGCGACCTTCTGCATCGTGACCGTCTACAACAATGTCGTCGCGCGGTTGCGGCGCACGTCCGTTTCCCTCGTGGAGGCGAGCATGGACCTGGGGGCGGACTACTTCGCCACCCTGCGGCGGGTGCTGCTCCCCTCGGTCGCCACGGCGCTGCTGGCGGGCATGATGCTGAGTTTCGCCCTCTCGCTCGACGAGGTGATCGTCACGACCTTCACGGCGGGGCAGCAGCAGACCCTGCCGATCTGGTTCCTGGCCGAGCTATTCAAGCCGCGCGACCGCCCGGTGACGAACGTGGTGGCGCTGATGGTCATTGCCCTGACGCTGGGGCCGATCCTCCTCGCCGTGCGGCTGACGAGCGGGACGGACGAGCTGCACGGCGGGGGGAAGAGCGCATAG
- a CDS encoding ABC transporter permease — protein sequence MSLSPAPTRPLRRRLSDTLVLRPAVLLAVTLLPPLAWMVVVYLGSLVNLLVYSFYGLNDFTGQVEPRFTLTNFAQVFTTPSNVDIVVRTVLMALAVTVACALIAFPIAFLMAFHARGARKAWLYVLVLLPLWSSYLVRVYAGRLVLAQDGVISALADALHLRPLLDGLLRTPVVGGPSLASSYLGMFLVFTYIWLPYMILPVQAALERISPAVLQASSDLGARPAQTLRRVILPLAVPGIAAGSIFTFSLTLGDYIIPGVVGAPGFFIGQMVYTQQGTAGNLPLAAAFSVVPILIITVYLLLARRLGAFDAL from the coding sequence GTGAGCCTCTCCCCCGCCCCGACTCGGCCCCTGCGCCGCCGCCTCTCCGACACCCTCGTGCTGCGGCCCGCCGTCCTGCTCGCCGTGACGCTGCTCCCGCCGCTGGCGTGGATGGTCGTCGTGTACCTCGGCTCGCTCGTGAACCTGCTCGTGTACTCCTTCTACGGGCTCAACGACTTCACGGGGCAGGTCGAGCCGCGCTTCACCCTGACCAACTTCGCGCAGGTCTTCACCACGCCGAGCAATGTGGACATCGTGGTGCGGACGGTGCTGATGGCGCTGGCGGTGACGGTGGCCTGCGCGCTGATCGCCTTTCCCATCGCCTTCCTGATGGCCTTTCACGCGCGGGGGGCCAGGAAGGCGTGGCTGTACGTCCTCGTGCTGCTGCCGCTGTGGAGCAGCTACCTCGTGCGGGTCTACGCCGGGCGGCTGGTCCTCGCGCAGGACGGGGTGATCTCGGCACTGGCGGACGCGCTGCACCTGCGTCCGCTGCTGGACGGGTTGTTGAGGACCCCGGTGGTGGGCGGCCCGAGCCTCGCCTCCTCTTACCTCGGGATGTTTCTCGTCTTCACCTATATCTGGCTGCCGTACATGATCCTGCCGGTCCAGGCGGCGCTGGAACGCATCTCGCCCGCCGTCCTCCAGGCGAGCAGCGACCTCGGCGCAAGACCAGCTCAGACCCTCCGGCGCGTCATCCTGCCGCTCGCGGTGCCGGGGATCGCGGCGGGGAGCATCTTCACCTTCAGCCTGACGCTGGGGGACTACATCATCCCCGGGGTGGTGGGGGCGCCGGGCTTCTTTATCGGGCAGATGGTGTACACGCAGCAGGGGACGGCGGGAAACCTGCCTCTTGCGGCGGCCTTCAGCGTGGTGCCCATCCTGATCATCACGGTCTACCTGCTGCTGGCGAGGCGGCTGGGAGCGTTCGACGCGCTATGA
- a CDS encoding ABC transporter ATP-binding protein produces the protein MTVLATSPTVTGTRANVAVALRDVSCTFGTVRAVDGVTLEIAEGEFFSLLGPSGSGKTTALRLIGGFELPSAGRIELFGQDASRLPPYARDVNTVFQDYALFPHMNVRENVAYALTVRGVPKRERERRAEEMLDLVKLSGFGDRRPAQLSGGQRQRVSLARALARHPRILLLDEPLGALDLKLREEMQGELRSLQRQLGVTFVYVTHDQGEALSMSDRVAVFADGRVVQMGPPREVYERPRTRFVARFVGGANVLDGGVIGAGDGTYALRPERVTVHPSPRPGDLVGTLDDVSYQGAFTRLDVRVGLERVSAVMPASVPPPPLGTMVGLTWDPDALHRLEDE, from the coding sequence ATGACGGTCCTGGCGACTTCTCCCACCGTGACCGGGACCCGCGCGAACGTCGCCGTCGCCCTGCGTGACGTGAGCTGCACCTTCGGCACGGTGCGCGCGGTGGACGGGGTGACGCTGGAGATTGCCGAGGGCGAGTTTTTCAGCCTGCTGGGTCCGTCGGGAAGTGGGAAGACGACGGCGCTGCGGCTGATCGGCGGCTTCGAGCTGCCGTCCGCGGGGCGGATCGAGCTGTTCGGGCAGGACGCCTCACGCCTGCCACCCTACGCGCGGGACGTGAACACGGTCTTTCAGGACTATGCCCTCTTTCCGCATATGAACGTGCGGGAGAACGTGGCGTATGCGCTGACCGTGCGCGGGGTGCCCAAACGCGAGCGCGAGCGCCGGGCCGAGGAGATGCTCGACCTCGTGAAGCTGTCGGGGTTCGGGGACCGTCGGCCCGCGCAGCTTTCGGGCGGGCAACGGCAGCGGGTGTCGCTCGCCCGGGCGCTGGCCCGCCACCCCCGCATCCTCCTGCTCGACGAGCCGCTGGGGGCGCTGGACCTCAAGCTGCGCGAGGAGATGCAGGGGGAGCTGCGGAGCCTGCAACGTCAACTCGGCGTCACCTTCGTCTACGTCACCCACGACCAGGGCGAGGCGCTGAGCATGAGCGACCGGGTGGCGGTCTTCGCGGATGGAAGAGTCGTGCAGATGGGGCCACCGCGCGAGGTGTACGAGCGGCCCCGCACCCGCTTCGTCGCGCGGTTCGTGGGCGGGGCGAACGTGCTGGACGGCGGGGTGATCGGGGCGGGGGACGGCACCTATGCCCTGCGGCCAGAGCGGGTGACGGTGCATCCTTCTCCCCGACCCGGCGACCTCGTGGGCACGCTGGACGACGTGAGCTACCAGGGGGCGTTTACCCGGCTCGACGTGCGGGTGGGGTTGGAGCGGGTGTCCGCCGTCATGCCCGCGAGCGTCCCCCCGCCTCCCCTGGGAACGATGGTCGGCCTGACCTGGGACCCGGACGCCCTGCACCGCCTGGAGGACGAGTGA
- a CDS encoding ABC transporter substrate-binding protein yields MRHVLMVSLLLSQTLAAAQVTTMRQSLGPGEGQLRILAWPGYIERGASDKNYDWVTGFEKQTGCKVSVKTFASSDEAVTLMNQGGFDLVTASGDASLRLVYGNKVQPINTKLVPSFSQVDKRLQNAPWYVVNGMHYGVPYQWGPNVLAYSTKAFKTPPTSWKVVFEPTTLSDGKSNKGRVQAYYGAIYLADAALYLMKTRPGLGIKNPYELNEKQYAEVLKLLRGQRQIVQRYWNDANVQVQDFTNEGVVASPTWPFQVNTLQANKQPVASTLPAEGATGWADTTMMHAQAPHPNCAYRWLEWSLNPKVQGDVSAWFGSLPANPRGCTASTLLGKDGCKTNGFGYFDRIWFWRTPVAKCPTQGTCVPYSRWVSDYIAIQGGR; encoded by the coding sequence ATGCGACACGTTCTGATGGTTTCCCTCCTGCTCTCCCAGACGCTCGCCGCCGCTCAGGTCACGACGATGCGGCAGAGCCTCGGGCCAGGGGAGGGCCAACTTCGCATCCTCGCTTGGCCGGGCTACATCGAGCGTGGGGCGAGCGACAAGAATTACGACTGGGTGACGGGCTTCGAGAAGCAGACGGGCTGCAAGGTGAGCGTCAAGACCTTCGCCAGCAGCGACGAGGCCGTGACCCTGATGAACCAGGGCGGCTTCGACCTTGTGACGGCGAGCGGGGACGCCAGCCTGCGCCTCGTCTACGGAAACAAGGTGCAGCCCATCAACACGAAGCTCGTCCCCTCCTTCTCGCAGGTGGACAAGCGGCTTCAGAACGCGCCGTGGTACGTGGTGAACGGGATGCACTACGGGGTGCCGTACCAGTGGGGCCCGAACGTGCTGGCGTATTCGACGAAGGCCTTCAAGACCCCGCCGACCTCGTGGAAGGTGGTGTTCGAGCCGACCACCCTGTCCGACGGCAAGAGCAACAAGGGGCGGGTGCAGGCGTACTACGGGGCGATCTACCTCGCGGACGCGGCGCTGTACCTGATGAAGACGCGGCCCGGGCTCGGCATCAAGAACCCCTACGAGCTGAACGAGAAGCAGTATGCAGAGGTTCTAAAACTGTTGCGCGGCCAGCGTCAGATCGTGCAGCGATACTGGAACGACGCGAACGTGCAGGTCCAGGACTTCACGAACGAGGGCGTGGTGGCGAGCCCGACCTGGCCCTTCCAGGTCAACACGTTGCAGGCGAACAAGCAGCCCGTGGCGAGTACCCTCCCCGCCGAGGGCGCGACCGGGTGGGCCGACACGACGATGATGCACGCTCAGGCGCCGCACCCCAACTGCGCCTACCGCTGGCTGGAGTGGAGCCTGAACCCCAAGGTGCAGGGCGACGTGTCCGCGTGGTTCGGCTCGCTGCCCGCCAACCCCAGGGGCTGCACGGCCTCGACCCTGCTCGGCAAGGACGGCTGCAAGACGAACGGCTTCGGCTACTTCGACCGCATCTGGTTCTGGCGCACGCCCGTCGCCAAGTGCCCCACCCAGGGGACCTGCGTGCCCTATAGCCGCTGGGTGAGCGACTACATCGCCATCCAGGGCGGACGCTGA
- a CDS encoding flavin monoamine oxidase family protein: MTRTPLLGALRRAFTLARDAEHAGVSTDEALERRETLLSRRQVLRASAGAAAGLALTSCGQGALAGGGGPPIRSQGLGDGSPVAIIGAGVAGLTVAYRLHRAGIPYRVYEASTRAGGRMHTLRGHFPRPVELGGEFIDSGHKNIRALARELGLRLVDLGQTDVGLIPQWYDFGGRRHSEREAVDAFRPLVKRIDDDVASLGDDTVSYTNPGPGRRLDTISLRQYLEDIGARGWLLDLLDVAYNIEYGLETSEQSPLNFLYLVGTEPGQFELFGASDERYGIEGGNDRVPQALAAVVGANIRYGTWLEAVRGRRDGQYVLTFNRDGQRTDVVAPRVVFALPFTTLRRVDLSGLALPQVKRRAIAELGYGTNAKLIAGFTSRVWRDRYRSSGEVFTDRPWQNTWESSRGVSAPGGCLTNYLGGRRGLEVGTGTSEARTSAWLGEMERVFPGLNAARSGTAPVRAFWPGNPYVRASYACYRVGQWTTISGAEGEAVYGLHFCGEHTSIDAQGYMEGGVESGERVAREVLAAAGRKVRASAFALA, from the coding sequence GTGACCCGGACGCCGCTGCTGGGAGCCCTGAGGCGGGCCTTCACCCTTGCCCGGGACGCCGAGCACGCCGGGGTGAGCACGGACGAGGCGTTGGAACGTCGGGAGACGCTGCTCTCGCGCCGGCAGGTGCTGCGGGCCTCGGCGGGGGCGGCGGCGGGCCTCGCGCTGACCTCCTGCGGGCAGGGCGCCCTGGCGGGGGGCGGCGGGCCGCCGATCCGTTCACAGGGCCTCGGGGACGGCTCTCCCGTCGCCATCATCGGGGCGGGGGTGGCGGGCCTCACGGTCGCCTACCGCCTGCACCGGGCGGGCATCCCGTACCGGGTCTACGAGGCCTCGACCCGGGCGGGCGGGCGGATGCACACCCTGCGCGGGCACTTCCCCAGGCCGGTGGAACTCGGCGGGGAGTTCATCGACTCCGGGCACAAGAACATCCGCGCGCTGGCGAGGGAACTCGGGCTGCGGCTGGTGGACCTGGGGCAGACGGACGTGGGCCTTATCCCGCAGTGGTACGACTTCGGCGGTCGCCGCCACTCCGAGCGCGAGGCCGTGGACGCCTTCCGCCCCCTGGTGAAGCGCATCGACGACGACGTGGCCAGCCTAGGCGACGACACGGTGAGCTACACCAACCCCGGCCCGGGGCGGCGCCTGGACACCATCTCGCTGCGGCAGTATCTGGAGGACATCGGGGCGCGGGGCTGGCTCCTCGACCTGCTCGACGTGGCGTACAACATCGAGTACGGCCTGGAGACGAGCGAGCAGAGCCCGCTGAACTTCCTGTACCTCGTGGGCACCGAGCCGGGGCAGTTCGAGCTGTTCGGCGCCAGCGACGAGCGGTACGGGATCGAGGGCGGCAACGACCGGGTGCCGCAGGCTCTCGCCGCAGTTGTGGGGGCCAACATCCGCTACGGCACCTGGCTGGAGGCCGTGCGGGGGCGCCGGGACGGCCAGTATGTGCTGACGTTCAACCGCGACGGGCAGCGGACGGACGTGGTCGCCCCCCGGGTCGTGTTCGCCCTGCCGTTCACGACGCTGCGGCGGGTGGACCTCAGCGGCCTCGCGCTCCCGCAGGTCAAGCGCCGGGCCATCGCGGAACTCGGGTACGGGACGAACGCCAAGCTCATCGCGGGCTTCACCTCGCGGGTGTGGCGGGACCGCTACAGGTCGAGCGGCGAGGTGTTCACGGACCGCCCCTGGCAGAACACCTGGGAGAGCAGCCGGGGTGTCTCGGCCCCGGGTGGCTGCCTCACGAACTACCTCGGCGGGCGCCGTGGGCTGGAAGTCGGCACGGGGACCTCGGAGGCGCGGACCTCGGCCTGGCTGGGTGAGATGGAGCGCGTGTTCCCGGGGCTGAACGCCGCCCGCTCAGGCACGGCCCCCGTGCGCGCCTTCTGGCCGGGGAACCCCTACGTGCGCGCCTCCTACGCCTGCTACCGGGTGGGGCAGTGGACCACGATCTCGGGCGCGGAGGGCGAGGCGGTGTACGGCCTGCACTTCTGCGGCGAACACACCTCCATTGACGCCCAGGGCTACATGGAGGGCGGCGTCGAGAGCGGCGAGCGGGTGGCGCGGGAAGTGCTGGCGGCGGCCGGGCGGAAGGTGCGGGCGTCGGCGTTCGCGCTGGCGTAG
- a CDS encoding aminobutyraldehyde dehydrogenase has protein sequence MTTVRASTRSLIDPASGEAFAEVPELTPGDVDAAVTRAREAQRGWGALSVGERSTALLKWADALEAHAEELAQLESRNAGKPIKLARFSDIPFGIDNVRYFAASVRRQEGAAAGSYVGGYTSMIRREPVGVVGAITPWNYPFLMAAWKLGPALAAGNAVVIKPAPNTPLTTLRMAELALEAGLPEGLIEVVTGGAEVGEAICTHPDVAMLSFTGSTRTGQRVMELASRLTKRVTLELGGKAPLVVFADADLEAAVQGAVAASFVNAGQDCTAATRLYVEREVYDAFLARFREVASSIRMGDPASENTDLGPLSSAEQRDKVRRFVEDARAQGLTVELGGEVPPGPGFFYPPTVIANAPQHADCVQEEIFGPVVVLNAFSGEEEAITLANGVPYGLAGSVWTRDVGRALRVSAALRCGTVWVNDHLPLASEMPHGGFGRSGFGKDLSHYALEEYTVPKHVMLDHTGARRKPWHFTIFGEADQ, from the coding sequence ATGACGACGGTGCGAGCGAGCACGAGGAGCCTTATCGACCCGGCGAGCGGCGAGGCCTTCGCCGAGGTGCCCGAGCTGACCCCGGGGGACGTGGACGCCGCCGTGACCCGGGCGCGGGAGGCGCAGCGGGGGTGGGGGGCGCTGAGCGTTGGAGAGCGCAGCACGGCGCTGCTGAAATGGGCGGACGCGCTGGAAGCTCACGCCGAGGAGCTGGCCCAGCTCGAAAGCCGCAACGCGGGCAAGCCCATCAAGCTCGCCCGTTTTTCGGACATTCCCTTCGGGATCGACAACGTGCGCTACTTCGCCGCGTCGGTCCGGCGGCAGGAGGGCGCGGCGGCGGGCAGCTACGTCGGCGGCTACACGAGCATGATCCGCCGCGAACCCGTCGGCGTGGTGGGCGCGATCACCCCCTGGAACTACCCCTTCCTGATGGCCGCCTGGAAGCTCGGCCCGGCCCTCGCGGCAGGAAATGCGGTCGTCATCAAGCCCGCGCCGAACACACCGCTCACGACGCTGCGGATGGCGGAACTCGCGCTGGAGGCGGGGCTCCCTGAAGGGCTGATCGAGGTGGTCACGGGCGGCGCGGAGGTCGGCGAGGCGATCTGCACCCACCCGGACGTGGCGATGCTGAGCTTCACCGGCAGCACCCGCACCGGACAGCGGGTGATGGAACTCGCCAGCCGCCTCACCAAACGGGTGACGCTGGAACTCGGCGGCAAGGCCCCCCTCGTCGTGTTCGCGGATGCGGACCTGGAGGCCGCCGTGCAGGGCGCAGTCGCCGCGAGCTTCGTGAACGCCGGGCAGGACTGCACCGCCGCCACCCGGCTCTACGTCGAGCGGGAGGTGTATGACGCCTTCCTGGCCCGCTTCAGGGAGGTCGCCTCCTCCATCCGCATGGGTGACCCGGCGAGCGAAAACACCGACCTGGGGCCGCTGTCGAGCGCCGAGCAGCGGGACAAGGTGCGCCGCTTCGTGGAGGACGCGCGGGCGCAGGGGCTCACGGTCGAACTCGGGGGCGAGGTGCCGCCGGGGCCGGGGTTCTTCTACCCGCCGACGGTGATCGCCAACGCGCCGCAGCACGCCGACTGCGTGCAGGAGGAGATTTTCGGGCCGGTCGTGGTGCTCAATGCCTTCTCGGGTGAGGAGGAGGCCATCACCCTCGCCAACGGGGTCCCCTACGGCCTGGCGGGCAGCGTGTGGACGCGCGACGTGGGCCGGGCGCTGCGGGTCTCGGCGGCGCTGCGCTGCGGGACCGTCTGGGTGAACGACCACCTGCCGCTCGCCTCCGAGATGCCGCACGGGGGCTTCGGACGCAGCGGTTTTGGCAAGGACCTGTCGCACTACGCGCTGGAGGAGTACACGGTGCCCAAACACGTCATGCTCGACCACACCGGGGCGCGGCGCAAACCCTGGCACTTCACGATCTTCGGCGAGGCGGACCAGTGA
- a CDS encoding M16 family metallopeptidase — MDPAQVAQYLPPSPPAGQAQVTLPEEIKLPNGLTVLLLRNASTPTVTLSADVRAGREFDTEDKAGVADLVAGNLLSGTRTRGELALARALDDVGAGLSASASRFGVQIGGAALAKDLPTLVDVFADVLQNATFPEEQFKLSQAQALQGLRRSADDPGTVAQQVFRKTVYPKGNPWQVFATPQSVGTLTRDDLTAFYQAHYRPDTTVVTLVGDFDPAAVRALLTQKLGGWTAQGPAPTVSYPEVGKPAGVVRQNPDLPGKTQAVTYLGYQSIDRRDPRYYASLVLNQVLGGDTLSSRLGTTLRDQQGLTYGVYSGFSAGREAGPFTLVMQTNPRDTERAVQGALAILGQVREVGLTQTEVNTAKNALVSSYTVGLADPAALAGTFTGFYTTGLPLSELTQYQAKVNAVTLDQVNQAARELLDPGNIVIVTAGPK; from the coding sequence GTGGACCCCGCCCAGGTCGCCCAGTACCTGCCCCCCTCGCCCCCCGCCGGGCAGGCGCAGGTGACCCTGCCGGAGGAGATCAAACTCCCCAACGGGCTGACGGTGCTGCTGCTGCGCAACGCGAGCACCCCCACCGTGACCCTGAGCGCCGACGTGCGGGCGGGCCGCGAGTTCGACACCGAGGACAAGGCGGGGGTGGCCGACCTCGTGGCGGGCAACCTGCTCTCGGGCACGCGGACGCGGGGCGAGCTGGCCCTGGCCCGCGCCCTGGACGACGTGGGCGCCGGGCTCTCGGCGAGTGCCAGCCGCTTCGGGGTACAGATCGGCGGGGCGGCGCTGGCAAAGGACCTCCCCACCCTGGTGGACGTGTTCGCGGACGTGCTGCAAAACGCCACCTTCCCGGAAGAGCAGTTCAAGCTCAGCCAGGCCCAGGCCCTGCAAGGCCTGAGGCGCAGCGCCGACGACCCCGGCACCGTCGCGCAGCAGGTCTTCCGCAAGACGGTGTACCCCAAGGGCAACCCCTGGCAGGTGTTCGCCACCCCGCAGAGCGTGGGCACGCTGACCCGGGACGACCTGACCGCCTTCTACCAGGCGCACTACCGCCCGGACACCACGGTGGTCACGCTGGTGGGCGACTTCGACCCGGCTGCGGTCCGGGCGCTCCTCACCCAGAAGCTGGGCGGCTGGACGGCGCAGGGCCCCGCCCCCACCGTGAGTTACCCAGAGGTGGGCAAACCGGCGGGCGTGGTGCGCCAGAACCCCGACCTCCCCGGCAAGACGCAGGCGGTCACGTACCTGGGCTACCAGAGCATCGACCGCCGGGACCCGCGCTACTACGCCAGCCTGGTCCTGAATCAGGTGCTGGGCGGCGACACCCTCTCCAGCCGCCTGGGTACCACCCTGCGCGACCAGCAGGGCCTGACCTACGGCGTGTACTCGGGCTTCAGCGCCGGGCGCGAGGCGGGGCCCTTCACCCTGGTCATGCAGACCAACCCCCGGGACACCGAGCGGGCGGTGCAGGGGGCCCTGGCGATCCTGGGGCAGGTGCGGGAGGTCGGCCTGACCCAGACCGAGGTGAACACCGCCAAGAACGCGCTCGTGAGCAGCTACACGGTGGGTCTCGCCGACCCCGCCGCGCTGGCGGGCACCTTCACGGGCTTTTACACCACCGGGCTGCCGCTTTCCGAACTCACCCAGTACCAGGCCAAGGTGAACGCGGTCACCCTCGATCAGGTGAACCAGGCCGCCAGGGAACTGCTGGACCCCGGGAACATCGTCATTGTGACGGCGGGCCCGAAGTAG